In Perca flavescens isolate YP-PL-M2 chromosome 7, PFLA_1.0, whole genome shotgun sequence, the following proteins share a genomic window:
- the cfap126 gene encoding protein Flattop: MFSYSANQYDSAFKPRRLQNWCETNVKHFKERPTAHEGHTNFIADDRGHLLPGVVKKGSAWTDFKGTWDLPARIPAHCINPTGRSVDGLNMLKSWGIDPQHTGKSQPHRGSKDTDRLQDVGQQTNEDVQKDSAALCPAAGPVLDSRPNTGKVRPASNVSAKATRQEGPTSSEHGNED, encoded by the exons ATGTTCAGTTACTCGGCAAACCAG TATGACAGTGCCTTCAAGCCGCGTCGACTGCAGAACTGGTGCGAGACTAACGTTAAGCACTTTAAAGAG agaccCACTGCACATGAGGGCCACACCAACTTTATTGCCGATGATAGAGGACATCTGCTCCCAGGAGTGGTAAAG AAGGGCAGTGCATGGACAGACTTTAAGGGGACCTGGGATCTACCTGCTCGTATCCCAGCCCACTGCATAAACCCTACAGGCCGCTCTGTGGATGGTCTCAACATGCTGAAGTCGTGGGGCATTGACCCACAGCACACTGGCAAATCTCAGCCACACAGAGGCAGCAAAGACACAGATAGGCTGCAGGATGTTGGCCAGCAG ACTAATGAGGATGTACAGAAGGACAGTGCTGCCCTTTGTCCTGCAGCTGGGCCAGTACTCGACAGCAGGCCTAACACTGGCAAGGTGAGACCAGCCAGCAATGTATCAGCAAAAGCAACTAGACAAGAAGGGCCGACCTCCTCTGAGCATGGGAACGAAGATTAA